TGGAGTGAGAAAATTGTATCTGACTCATTTTTCTCAAATTTACTCTGACAGCGGGGATTTTGTTCGTGAAGCTGAGCAGGAGTTTAACCAGGTCACTGCGTTGGAAGATTTGCAGCGTTTTGATTTGCCGAGAAGTAAGAGATTGCTAAAGTAAAGATGGCAACATAGAGAATAGCACGCGGATACACGCGGATTAGACGGATTAACACGGATTTTCTTTGTGTGATTTTGGCTATTTGTTCGTATCCCAAATAATCAGTATGCAAAAAACAGATTTAAAGTGAATTTCTTGTATGCTTCAAAAGATTATTTATGATAGTCCATGAGTATCTAAAATCTCTGAGAGCATTTGGAATTTTACAGGATAATTAAAAATAATCTTCGTGTCTTCGAGCCTTGGTGGTGAAAATAAAATTTATGAAAGTTCACCTTTTAATTCAGAAAAAATCGGAAAATTATGAGAAGAAATAAACTGACAGAAAATGACCTGCTCGACCTTCAATTCGCCAAGCAATTACTTGAAAATCCCGGCTTGGCAGCGAGATTGACAGATGCGCTGGCAAAACCAATCGAGCGGGGATTTCGGCTTTTGCCACCCAATTGGTTGAGAATCGTCAATATTGCGACGAAAAATTCACTGGAAAAAGGATTGCATTTTGCCGTAGCGTCATTGGGAAAACCGCGGTTGGCTTCGGAATTTTTTCACAAAATTGTAGTCGGAACAAGCGGGGCGCTCGGCGGTGCTTTTGGCATTTCAGGCCTTGCCGTGGAACTGCCGGTCTCCACGGTTATAATGCTCAGATCCATTGCCGATATCGCTCGCAGTGAAGGCGAAGATCTTAATCAAATTGAATCAAGGTTGAGTTGCCTTGAGGTCTTTGCCCTGGGAGGAAAGTCAACCCAAGATGATGCTGCAGAAACAGGGTATTATGCAGTGCGGCTGACTTTATCCAAACTTGTGACCGATGCTGCCAGTTTTATCGCACAAACGGGAACTGCTCAAGAGAGCGCTCCGGCTTTAGTGAGACTAATTTCCGCGATTGCTTCCAGATTCGGAACGGTTGTCTCGGAAAAAGTTGCTGCCATGGCAATCCCGCTTGTCGGAGCAGTCGGCGGGGCAACAGTCAACACGCTTTTTATCGATCATTTTCAAAGAATGGCGCGGGGACACTTCATTGTTCGCCGCCTTGAACGAATCTATGGGCAGGAAGTGGTGCAAAGGGCTTATGAAAATCTGGAGTAACTGATCGAATAGCCACAGAGAGATAAACCTTTCAAAGGTTCGTAGTATTGCCTCTGTTGATAAAAATTGATATTTTTATTGAAAGTTTTCCGAAAAATTCATACCTTATAAAAAGCATTTGTGGAATTGGTGGGTGTGATTTTTATTAACTAAAAGGTTGAATATGGCTCCCATGACATCAAAAGAAAGATTCGTGCGAATGTTTGCCCACCAGGAAGCAGACAGGATCCCGATTATTGATTCCCCCTGGGATGCAACCATTGAGCGCTGGCAACGGGAAGGCATGCCCCAAAATGTCAGTTTTGAAGAATATTTTGATCTCGACAGGGTCGCAAATATTTTCATTCAACCGGCTCCCTGGGATGAAGTTGAAACTGTTGAAGAAACT
This sequence is a window from Calditrichota bacterium. Protein-coding genes within it:
- a CDS encoding ribonuclease Z is translated as GVRKLYLTHFSQIYSDSGDFVREAEQEFNQVTALEDLQRFDLPRSKRLLK
- a CDS encoding EcsC family protein, with product MRRNKLTENDLLDLQFAKQLLENPGLAARLTDALAKPIERGFRLLPPNWLRIVNIATKNSLEKGLHFAVASLGKPRLASEFFHKIVVGTSGALGGAFGISGLAVELPVSTVIMLRSIADIARSEGEDLNQIESRLSCLEVFALGGKSTQDDAAETGYYAVRLTLSKLVTDAASFIAQTGTAQESAPALVRLISAIASRFGTVVSEKVAAMAIPLVGAVGGATVNTLFIDHFQRMARGHFIVRRLERIYGQEVVQRAYENLE